A region of the Bacteroidales bacterium genome:
TTCAGAGGATGCCTGGTATTGAAAACGCGCACAGATGCAAAGGCGTCACCGGCAAAGGTACCTGAGGTAAAAAGCACCGACACCGGCGAATATTCTTGAACATTGGTGTTATCACCTACAGGAAAAACAAAACCGGCAGGAGCATCAAATTTTTTTCGCAGTTCGCCGGCTCCGTCGGTAATTACCATAGCCATTTCCGATGGCTCTCCGGCAACGGCCGACATAGGTCCAAGAGTAAGATGGTAATCGGACAGGTACAAAGATCCTGTGTTTAGCAACAGGTCGCCGGCAAGGGAAACATGGTTGGAAAGAAATACCCCTCCGGGATTACTGACAGAAATTTTGCCAAAAACAGTAGGAAGGGTCCCACCTATGGTCTGGGCAGAACCTCCCTGAAAAATCACCTCCCCGGCATTGGAAGGGCTAAGAAGCACAGTCCCTCCATCGGCGTTGTTCAGCCAGTCGCCCTGCAAATAAATTTTACCGTTCAGGCTCAGCCGGCCGGAAACAGCACCTGCCGATTGGTTGATATAGGAAGCACCGGAACCCTGGGCTGATATCACAGCGTTGCCGCTCACCACAATCAGGGCTCCTTTGTTAATAATGCCTTTCTGGGCCTGCATGGAGCAGGTCAGCATCAATAACATCCCGAGTAAGAATAAGGATCTCATCTGCTTACCGGTTAATTGGTGTTAAATACCCTGCATCATGGCCTGCTTTGCTTCTCAAGCTGTTCAACCCTCTGCTGAAGCTGTTCAATCTGCTTCTGCTGTTCCTTGATGGCTTCCACCAGCACCGGAACCAGC
Encoded here:
- a CDS encoding T9SS type A sorting domain-containing protein encodes the protein MRSLFLLGMLLMLTCSMQAQKGIINKGALIVVSGNAVISAQGSGASYINQSAGAVSGRLSLNGKIYLQGDWLNNADGGTVLLSPSNAGEVIFQGGSAQTIGGTLPTVFGKISVSNPGGVFLSNHVSLAGDLLLNTGSLYLSDYHLTLGPMSAVAGEPSEMAMVITDGAGELRKKFDAPAGFVFPVGDNTNVQEYSPVSVLFTSGTFAGDAFASVRVFNTRHPLNSSSANYINRYWSMSQSGITDYSAELKFYYTPADVQGDELVLFGGQYTAPLWTKLSAVNTAEHSFSATTNVLSEFTAGESSAFESTSVAEEKFHVRLYTWRNNLMIAADNPEVLGPFVGIYNLTGQMVQTCALQKEKINQIQTFLPAGIYIVKMAGRDKVYTAKLYFPGN